The Deinococcus hopiensis KR-140 sequence CGCGCTGGCCCGCTTCGGGCAGGACAAAGACGCCCTGACGGCCCTGGAACGCTACCGGACCCTCGATCCCCAGGGCCGTGACGCCGACGAGATGATTACCGCCCTTCGCGCCCGCCAAAACGAGGACGATCCGGGGCTGCGGGTGTACGCCGCCAGTTGCGCGAGCTGCCACGGCCCGGAAGGTGCGGGAGGTGCGGTCGGCCCCAGCCTGCGGGCCTCCACCCTGACGCGGGCGGGCCTGCAGAACGTCATTGTGCTTGGGCACGGAGCGATGCCCGCCTTTCCCAATCTGAAGCCCACTGAACTCAAAGCCCTGCTGGACGTGCTGGAGCGCTGGCAGAAGGAAGGGCCGTGAGGCTCAGCCGCCGCGAGGTGCTGGAGCGCTGGTGGACGCTGCCGGTGGCGGGCACGCTGGGCGCATTCGGGTATATGGGCTGGTACGCCTCACGGGTGACGTTCGGCAAGCGCAAGGCCGGAGCACCGGATTTTCAGCCGGGCGAGGCGGTGCGGGTGACCACCACGGGGACTCTGGCGCAGGACTGGGCCGAGGTGCCCTTCACCTATGGGGGACGGCCCTGTGTGGCCCTGCACGTTCCCCGTCCCGTTGCAGGGGGACTGAGCGTGGGGGGGGTCCACTACGCGGCCTACTCGCGCGTCTGCACCCATCTGGGCTGCTTGGTGAACCTCGTGCGGGACCCCGAGGTGCTGGCGTTCGCGTACAACTACCGCCCGCCGCAGAACGACCCGCACCCACAACTGGGCTGTCCGTGCCACTTCAGCGTATTCGATCCGCTGCGGGCGGGAGAAGCCGTGTTCGGCAAGGCGTACAGGCCGCTGCCCCGCGTGCGGCTGGAGGTGCGGGGCGGCGACGTGTACGCCACCGGCATCGAAGCTGCGCCTGCCGCCGGCACATAGCCAGAGCTATGTTGACGGGCATGACGGAGCTGACCCTCACCTGGAGCGATGTGGAGGCCGCCTCCCGCGTCCTGATCGCCACCGCCACGCACCGTGCCAAGCGGGGTGAGCCGCTGTGGACGCCGACGGGCCTCACGCCCGAGCGCCTCTCGCGGCACTACCCAGCGCAGGGCTGGCGGGTGGCGTGGCAGGGCGGGCAGGCGGTGGCCACTTACGTGTTGCTGGACGCGGACACCCTCTTCTGGCCGGATGATCTGCCGGGTGTGGCGCGCTACCTACACAAACTCGGCGTTCACCCGGACGCGCAGGGACAGGGGCTGTCAGCGCGGATGCTGGAGGACGCCGTACAGCAAACCCACCGGAAAAAATGTTCATGGCTGCGGCTGGATACCGCGGCCAACCGCCCCAAACTCCGCGCGCTATACGAGAATGCGGGCTTCCGGAGGGTGGACGAGGTGGAAGTGAAGGGCCTGCGCGTCGTGCGGTACGAGTTGCCCATCATGTCAGGCTAAACGCCGCGCCACCTCTGCCCGCACCGCGGGGGCCACCACCGTCCCGAACAACTCGATAGAGCGCATGATCTGGGCGTGGGGAAAAGTGCCCACGCTCATCTGCATCAGGAAGCGCCGGTGACCGAACAAGGCGTGCTGGGCAAGAATTTTCTCCGTCACCTGTTCGGGATCACCGACGAAGAGGGCCCCCCCGAGGGTCCGTTCCGCCTCGAAGTGGGCCCGGGTGATGGGGGCCCAGCCCCGCTCGCGCCCGATGCGGTTCATGACCACCGCGTGTGGCCCAAACGCCTCGTCGCCCGCCTGCTGGGAGGTGGGGGCAATGTAACCGTGCGAGTTGATCCCCAGGGAGGGGGTCGCCGGACCGTGTCCCGCCGCCTGCGACGCCGTGCGGTACAGCTCGGCGAACGGTCCAAACTGCGCCCACTGCCCCCCGATAATCGCCACCGCCATCGGCAGGCCGAGCGTCCCTGCCCGCCGCGCCGAGGAAGGCGTGCCGCCCACGGCCAGCCAGAGGGGCAGGGGATCTTGCACCGAACGGGGATAAACGCCCTCGCCGCGTAGAGGCGCGCGCGTGCGGCCCTGCCAGCTTACCTGCGTCTGCGCACGCAGCCGCAGCAGCAGGTCCAGCTTCTCGGAAAACAGGGCGTCGTAATCGGCGGGCATTCCGCCCAGGAACAGGGGAAAGGATTCGGCGAAAGACCCTCGCCCCACCATAATCTCGGCCCGGCCGCCCGAAACCAGGTCAAGGGTGGCGAACTGCTGGTACACGCGTACGGGGTCCTCGGTGCCCAGCACGGTTACCGCGCTCGTCAGACGGATCTTTCGCGTGCGGCCCGCCATGGCCGCGAGCACCGTAGGGGGCGAGGACACGAGGTAGTCTGGGCGGTGGTGCTCGCCCACGCCGAACACGTCCAGCCCGACCTGATCGGCGAGTTCGGCTTCCTCCAGCAGGTCCTTCACGCGCTGCTGGGGCGAGACGGTCAAGCCGCTCACCGGGTCCGGCGTCAGGTCCCCGAAGGTGTAGAGGCCCAGCTGGAAGGGGGTGGGAGACGTGGTCATGCTTCTACTGTGCCGTAAGGAGAGGCCGGAGCACAGCCGCATGTTCCCTTATGCTGAGGGACGTGCTGACGAACGTTTGTTTGCCTGCGTTCTACCTTTTCAGGAGGAACACATGAGCGCCGACTTGCCCCGTCCCCGCAGCGTGTTGTTCGCGCCGGGCAACCGCGCAGACCTGATCGCCAAGCTGCCGCGCACAGCGCCCGACGCCGTCGTGATCGATCTGGAAGACGCCGTGCCCGGCACGTCCGGGGCGAAGGCCGCTGCCCGTCCCATCGCACGCGACGCCGCGCGGGACCTGATCGCCGCCGCGCCACACCTGGCGGTGTTCGTGCGGGTGAACGGCGTGCATTCGCCTTTCTTCTCCGGTGACCTCGGCGTGCTGACGCCCGAACTCGCCGGAGTGGTGGTGCCCAAGCTGGAGTCGGCGGCGGACGTGCGGGCTGTGGTGGAGGCGCTGCGGACGCGAGGGCTGGGCCTTCCCCTCCTCGCCGGACTGGAAACGGGCGCGGGGGTGTGGAACGCCCGTGAGATTCTGGCCGAGCCGCCCGTACAGTGGGCCTACTTCGGAGCCGAGGACTACACCACGGACCTCGGTGGGGGGCGCACGCCCGGGAACCTGGAAGTGCTGTACGCCCGCTCACGCGTGGCTCTCGCCGCGCGGCTGACGGGCGTTCACGCGCTGGACATCGTGGTCACGCGCCTGAATGACGCGGAAGGCTTCCGCGAGGACGCCGCGCAGGGCCGTTCCCTCGGCTACGGCGGCAAGCTGTGCATTCACCCGGGCCAGGTGGCGCTGGCCCATGAATTCTTCGGCCCTACCGATGCCGAAGCCGGGCGTGCCCGCCGCTTGCTAAGCGCGGCCCAAGAGGCGGCGGAAGAAGGCCGGGGGGCCTTCGCCTTCGAGGGGCAGATGGTGGACGAACCCATGCTCGCCAAGGCCCGCGCCATTCTGCACGCCAGAGGAGAGACCCTGTGAACGAGGACCTGCTGCGCCCCCAGGGGCGCTATTTTGAAGAACTTCCCACGGGCACCGTCATCCGCCACCGCGTGACGCGCACCGTGACAGAAGCCGACAACGTATTTTTCACGACGCTCACCATGAACCCCCAACCCCTGCACCTCGATCACGAGTACGCGGCGGCCACCGAGTTTGGGCGGCCCCTGGTCAACAGCCTGCTGACGCTGAGCCTCCTCGTGGGCCTGAGCGTCCACGAGTTGACGCTGGGCACGCTGGTGGCGAACCTGGGTCTGAGCGACGTGGTGTTTCCCAAGCCTGTCTTTCACGGCGACACCATTCGGGCGGAGTCGGAGGTCCTCGAAGCCCGCGAAAGCCGCAGCCGCCTGGACGCGGGGATCGTGGTGGTGGAGCACCGCGCCATCAACCAGCGCGGCGAGGTGGTGGCGCA is a genomic window containing:
- a CDS encoding Rieske 2Fe-2S domain-containing protein; the encoded protein is MRLSRREVLERWWTLPVAGTLGAFGYMGWYASRVTFGKRKAGAPDFQPGEAVRVTTTGTLAQDWAEVPFTYGGRPCVALHVPRPVAGGLSVGGVHYAAYSRVCTHLGCLVNLVRDPEVLAFAYNYRPPQNDPHPQLGCPCHFSVFDPLRAGEAVFGKAYRPLPRVRLEVRGGDVYATGIEAAPAAGT
- a CDS encoding GNAT family N-acetyltransferase, whose protein sequence is MTELTLTWSDVEAASRVLIATATHRAKRGEPLWTPTGLTPERLSRHYPAQGWRVAWQGGQAVATYVLLDADTLFWPDDLPGVARYLHKLGVHPDAQGQGLSARMLEDAVQQTHRKKCSWLRLDTAANRPKLRALYENAGFRRVDEVEVKGLRVVRYELPIMSG
- a CDS encoding LLM class flavin-dependent oxidoreductase, with product MTTSPTPFQLGLYTFGDLTPDPVSGLTVSPQQRVKDLLEEAELADQVGLDVFGVGEHHRPDYLVSSPPTVLAAMAGRTRKIRLTSAVTVLGTEDPVRVYQQFATLDLVSGGRAEIMVGRGSFAESFPLFLGGMPADYDALFSEKLDLLLRLRAQTQVSWQGRTRAPLRGEGVYPRSVQDPLPLWLAVGGTPSSARRAGTLGLPMAVAIIGGQWAQFGPFAELYRTASQAAGHGPATPSLGINSHGYIAPTSQQAGDEAFGPHAVVMNRIGRERGWAPITRAHFEAERTLGGALFVGDPEQVTEKILAQHALFGHRRFLMQMSVGTFPHAQIMRSIELFGTVVAPAVRAEVARRLA
- a CDS encoding HpcH/HpaI aldolase/citrate lyase family protein, translated to MSADLPRPRSVLFAPGNRADLIAKLPRTAPDAVVIDLEDAVPGTSGAKAAARPIARDAARDLIAAAPHLAVFVRVNGVHSPFFSGDLGVLTPELAGVVVPKLESAADVRAVVEALRTRGLGLPLLAGLETGAGVWNAREILAEPPVQWAYFGAEDYTTDLGGGRTPGNLEVLYARSRVALAARLTGVHALDIVVTRLNDAEGFREDAAQGRSLGYGGKLCIHPGQVALAHEFFGPTDAEAGRARRLLSAAQEAAEEGRGAFAFEGQMVDEPMLAKARAILHARGETL
- a CDS encoding MaoC family dehydratase; translation: MNEDLLRPQGRYFEELPTGTVIRHRVTRTVTEADNVFFTTLTMNPQPLHLDHEYAAATEFGRPLVNSLLTLSLLVGLSVHELTLGTLVANLGLSDVVFPKPVFHGDTIRAESEVLEARESRSRLDAGIVVVEHRAINQRGEVVAQCQRTALMQKRPSSVSGEP